The DNA segment ttatgtaataaATGTGTATGTCTCCAAATAAATggtgtttttatatttagaatttttcttttatcaAAAGATGGATTCCAATATTTTTCacttttatcattattatcaaaatCATTTGGATTATATTCATCTGAATATggattatataatttatattgttctTTTAAagattttttaattgcacgtttttgtttttttaattctattATATTAGCTAGTTTTGaatattcattaaattcatatgttatttcttttttaagaTCATTTACTTCTTTAAATGGGTTCCAATATggatctatatatatatctttataacttaaattagatacatgttttttttttttatttattctttcaaatatatttctagtaatttttaattcttctttGTTTAATTCTTCTATAACAGGAGAATTATCATATTCGACACTATTactatctattttttttttcatattatataatttttctaaacattcattaaataatGCATTTGAACATGTTTCTTTTGAAACTTTTACTTCTTCAACTTGttgatttaatttatatttatttattttacataattcatcattatttattttattattttttattttttttacattatcaCTACTTAGGAACCTCAAAGACAAcctcattttatttttttctccaaAATGGGGCGTTAACCATTTTggtaataaatttttttttaaaagcattttttttttttattaaatattaataatagtagAATAATTTGTGGTGCTATTTTGCCAtgatatatatgttaagatatatttttcatttataattgtaaaaaaacaaaagagTGAATCACATgcatttttatgtatataaatatctaACAATTAGTATGCACTAAAAtagtgaaaaatatatacatatatacaatagatatatatatggatgtatacaatagatatatatatggatgtatgctatatttatacaaaaaataaaaaacaaatttttaaAGAACAATTCCAATACTATACAACAACATAACTTAGTAGAAAATTCAACGGgcttattt comes from the Plasmodium yoelii strain 17X genome assembly, chromosome: 6 genome and includes:
- a CDS encoding mitochondrial ribosomal protein S18 precursor, putative encodes the protein MLLKKNLLPKWLTPHFGEKNKMRLSLRFLSSDNVKKIKNNKINNDELCKINKYKLNQQVEEVKVSKETCSNALFNECLEKLYNMKKKIDSNSVEYDNSPVIEELNKEELKITRNIFERINKKKKHVSNLSYKDIYIDPYWNPFKEVNDLKKEITYEFNEYSKLANIIELKKQKRAIKKSLKEQYKLYNPYSDEYNPNDFDNNDKSEKYWNPSFDKRKILNIKTPFIWRHTHLLHNFIGENGLILPRKINYTTRKQQIQIFKSICIARRMALYPYDRKPTLDELIPIMDPMQLLVDELTYRYTQNKDLRAQAILKVMINKYPLLNFYKYFCFEASKQKKSHESNEAHESNEAHESNEAHESNEAHESNEAHESNEARESNEAFKNELTSLKMNNEQDQSPIKSEQKKQETFSKMLEKYKKNYYENSFNY